In Priestia megaterium NBRC 15308 = ATCC 14581, the following proteins share a genomic window:
- a CDS encoding GntR family transcriptional regulator: MNVSRKKGPLYLQIKNILKDRILHGVYPIQTNIPSEPQLEEEFQVSKITVRNAIKELVKDGYLETKSGKGTKVIRNTSISRLSKGKRFTEVLVEKGHIIQKRLLGAETIENAPETTLYKLFGEQCIRIERLYYLDNEPYIHYTHYLTMQRMEGIELTHLNAQSLYDLIEEQDITLEKFRDQFAVAKADSYVGERLNVQAGEALLKRSRYSYDEEGNIIEYSEGYYNTEMQQYIVNYDI, encoded by the coding sequence ACGTATCTCGAAAAAAAGGACCATTGTATTTGCAAATAAAAAATATCTTAAAAGATCGAATTTTGCATGGCGTGTATCCCATTCAAACAAATATTCCTTCTGAACCGCAGCTGGAAGAGGAATTTCAAGTAAGTAAAATTACGGTTCGAAATGCTATTAAAGAACTTGTGAAAGATGGATATTTAGAAACAAAAAGCGGTAAAGGAACAAAAGTTATTCGAAATACATCCATTTCAAGGCTGTCAAAAGGAAAACGCTTTACCGAAGTGTTGGTGGAAAAAGGGCATATCATTCAAAAAAGGCTGCTTGGGGCAGAGACAATTGAAAATGCACCAGAAACAACTTTATATAAGCTGTTCGGTGAGCAATGCATTCGAATAGAACGTCTTTACTATTTAGATAATGAACCTTATATTCATTACACGCATTATTTAACCATGCAGCGCATGGAAGGGATAGAATTAACACACTTAAATGCACAATCGTTATACGATTTGATTGAAGAACAGGATATTACATTGGAGAAATTTCGAGATCAGTTTGCTGTTGCAAAAGCTGATTCTTATGTAGGCGAAAGACTGAATGTGCAGGCCGGAGAAGCGCTATTAAAAAGATCACGGTATTCATATGATGAAGAAGGAAATATCATCGAATACAGTGAGGGCTATTATAATACAGAGATGCAGCAATACATTGTGAATTACGATATTTAA